The following nucleotide sequence is from Paenibacillus andongensis.
TTGACGATCAGAGACAGCCTTCGATAAACCATCAAAAGGCATGCTTTGGTTAAAGGGCCATAGCGAGAAGCTATCCCGGTTTAGACTAAGATAAGTACCGGCAGCACCCAGAAGCAGCAGTACGAGCAGCAATGCCGCAATCGATTTCTTCATCGCTCTTTAATCTCCTCTTAATTAGAAATCTGAATGATTTGAGTAGGTGCATGCCAGTCGACCTGAAGACCTAGGGATTCGGACATGAACCTTAATGGCACATAGGTTCTTCCTGCGAGCAGCAAAGAGGGTCCATCGATCTGGGTGGGCTCGCCGTCTATATAGGCCGTAGTATTATTAATACGGCTAGTGATGGTTGCATATTCCGTGCTAACCGTTACGGTTAGACTTTCTTGATCCCAATCAACGGCCGCACCGAACGATTCGGATACGGACCTTATAGGTAAATAGGCCTGCCCGTTTATTATAACAGGCGGAACGTCAAACTTGATGAAAATATTGGAAGAGAGTACGTTTTCTGCCGAAATCGGTTGAATGCTGACGGGAACTAGGCTGGATTCCGGGTCAGAAGAGGATTCAGACGCAGAATCAAGCGAAGAACCAGCGGAACCGTCAGAACCAGACGCAGTGCTTGTGTCTACCATTGTGATGTTAGCCAAGGTGGTTGAGATCTCAGCCAGAGCTTGCAGCTCCTCTGGCGTGTACTTGGCTTTCTCTTGCTGCTGGAGCTGCTCCAGCAGCTTGGTTATTTGCTGTTCCAGCTGCGGCTGCACGGCCGAAGCTGGCAGCAGCGCTGCCAGCAGCTCCTGTACAGCGTCAAGCTGCGCGAACAGCGCGTCCTTCTGCAGCGACTGCATCGCTTCGTCGACGGCTTCGATTGAGCGGGTCAGCGTCGCGACCCGCTCAGGATCCTGCTGCGCTGCGCTAAGCGCAGCTTGGAGTTTCTGCTTCGCCTCTTTGAGCGAAGCCAGACCCTTGGATGCGCCAGCCTGCGCATCCGCGAGCTGCGCCTGCGTCGCCAGAAGCGGCTGCAGCTGAGCTGCTGCCGCTGTGGCGTCGCCGGCGGCGAGGGCTTGCTCCAGCTTCTGCTGCTGGAGCTCGGCTTGATCGGCCAGCTGATCCTCGCTGGCCTCGTTATTCCCAGGCGCGGTGCTGCCTGGGGTTTCTCCACCGCCCGGTTCGACCGGCGGTGCGGCCTCCTCGGCCAGCGCTGCGATCAGCGCGTCCGGGTTGTTCACCAGCTCCATCTGCTTGAGAGCTGCACCGCTGTCGCCTTTCAGCAGCGCCTCCAGCATCCCAAGCTGGGCCTGCGCATCCTTCAGCTGCACCGCCAGATCAGCGATGTCACTCAGCTTCAAGTCCGTTACAGCCGCTTCTTTGGCTGCTTCCAGCTTCACAATATCTTTCTTCAGCGTATCGATCTGCTGCTGCAGCTGTGCGGGTGTTTCCAAGGAAGCAATAGCTCCCGGCTTCGTGATCTCGACGGTAACCTTCAAAGCAGCCGCTGCTTCCTTCGTCAGCGCAGCAGAACTGCTTGGATCGGTTAGCGCGCTAGGGTCTACGGCATTATCCATGCCGATCCAAGCCGCCCCAGGCTCATCCGATTGATAAAAAATTCCTTGCCCCGACTTCGTCATCGTAGCCGCTGCAGCGTTATAGGCCGCTGGGGTTAGCGCGTCCAGCTGCACTTTGTAGGAACCGATGATGACGGTTCCTAGCCCCCCCTCAGCACCTGAGCCGTTTTCTCCTGTGCTGCTGCTTCCGTCCCCTTTGCTTCCACCAGAATTGTTGCTGCCTGAATTTCCGCTAGCCGCTCCATCTTCGGTAGTTACAGCTACTAATTGCCCTGAATTCCCTTTTCCCTCCAGAGGCAGTTCATCAATCTTTTTCCCTTTGCGGTATAGCACGACCTTCAGTTGATCGATTGAACTAAACTTGAGCGTTAGATTACGCACAGGCTTATTTATTTTCGTCCGCTTACCAATCGCGCGGCCTTCTTTCGTAAACACTGCGTACTCGGTAGCACCTAGCTTTTTATTAACTTTCACACTGAAATCGCTAAGCAACGCACCGACCGCAGGCTTCAGTTTCCAAGTTCCTATTGGAGCTTTCGGCTTTTGCGGCTTTACAGCTGCTAGCCCATCATCGAGGCTACGATAAGGCAAAATACCTTTCTTTATCGTTCGTTCAACCGCACCGCCGGTATCCATATCCAGCTTGCCAAGCGCCATTTTATAGCCCATTTGGGCAGATAGAATTTGTTGATCAGCTTGAATGACAGCATCCTTATAGGCTTGGAGCTCATCCGTTTTCATTAGACTTAGCTTCAGCTTCTGGTTCGCTTTATCCAGATTGGTTACTGCATTGTCTTTATCCCGCAAAGCCTGCGCATAACCTTCTTCGGCCCCTTTTGCTTCCAAAAACGACTGCCGCACCGCAGCAATGACCGCATTCCGACTTTCCTTCTCTTGAAGCAGCGCCTTATTCTGCTCCATGGTCGCGATCGGAAGCGCATCCCGGAGATCGTCCAAATAGCGCAGCCCGTCAAACTCCCCTTGCAGCAGCGATTTGGGAATAGGAATGAATCCAAGCAGCATGAAAAAGCCTTCCCAGTCCTTCTTCACTTGTGAAAGTGTCGTTTCATAGCTAGCTAGGAACAGCTCCATATCCACATCTTTGGCTTTATACATCCCGTCCATGACCTTCATTCGCGCCGAACCAAACTTAGAGCTGTACAAATCACGCGTCGTATTCAGCTTCTCATCTGCTAAACGCCGGTCCTCCGTGTCCTTAAGCAAACTCAGCGTCGACTTTTGAGCCCTTGCGATATAGGCAGGCAGCTGTTTCTGATTCAAATCCGCGTAATCCGGTTCAAACGAAAGCTGAACTTTATTTTCCATGTCCAAATTCAACAGCTTGCCCAGCGCCAGACGACTGGATTTCGCCGTTAACTGTGCCTGTTTATATTCAGACAACGCCTTCTCCAATGCCTTATTTGCCTTCTCCTGCTCGGCACTATCTGCAAGACCGAATTTCAGCTTCTTTTTCATCGTTTCCACTGAAGTCTTAGCTTCTTCCGCTTTCTTACGTGCATTTTCTTCTGCCACTGCATCTTGATAGGCTGCTAAATAAGCCTTCTGCACATCAAATCGGGCCGTATTCATCGACTGCCGCAGCGTCTCCTGCGCGATATAAAGCTGCTTGCGTGCTTCAGGCACCTTCAAATGAGTCGTCAATTCCTGACCTAAATTGCGAGGCTTGGCAAATAGTCCGGAAGCCTTAGCTTCCTCATTTTTAACCGCATGCTGCGCTTGCTCCAGCTCTATTTTTTTCTTCAAAATATCCGTCTTGGCATCCCGCAATAGAGGACTTATTTTCAAACCCTGATCGATGGCTTCCCGCATGGTCAAAGACTTCACCGTCGCAGCTTCGACTCCCGAACCCGCTGCCACCATAGACGATGCTCCTAACAGCAGCACAAGCCCCAACTTCATTAATTTTACCCCTATCACTATAAATCCCTCCGCTCAACCATCTTCTCTTATAGTACAATATCTCCCCCCAATCCCGCACCCATCTTTTGGAGAAAAATAGTGAAAACGATCGAATATAGTAATAGACTGCTCACATACTTATCTAGTAGTATAAAAGTAATGGAAAACAGCGAGATTTGACGGAAAAGGAGACATTCACATGGGAAACCTCGTTTGCGGTGGAGCGATGCTGCAATGCTCGTTTGGTGCTGCACCTGGTACATTAATGGTGCTTCCAGCGAACATGGTGATGACCGCTATGCCCATTGCCAACATTATGGATAATAAGCCGATGGTGAACATTATGCCGTTTGGGATGTGCAATTCTATGGCGAATCCGATGGTTGCTGCGGCAACGGCGGCTGCATTTGGCGCTCTGACCCCCATGCCCTGTGTGCCTGTAACCGCTGCTCCTTGGGCTCCTGGATCACCGACTGTGCTCGTCGCGAACATGCCTGCTCTGAACAATACGTCCAAATGCATGTGCAACTGGGGCGGTGTCATTCAAATTCAACAACCAGGGCAAATGACCATTCAGGTGCCTTAACTCATTTTTAAAATAACTCATTATCATAATTCCATCTAGGAGTGAGAAGATTTGGAGATCCAGCCGGTCAAAACCCTTGAAAAAGTGCTAAAGCCTGTCGTTGCACCATTCATTGGGCAAATCATGAAAGCCATAGGAACGGTCGGAAGGCTGCCCAAACTAGCGATCATTAAGTTTCAACAGATTCTTAGGGTCATGCTGCAGACGCGCGAAACGTCGCTGAAAAATTACGTTTTGATCGGCTCCTATTATGTCTCCAAAAGATTGCTTCTTTTCCTCACGTTGTTCCTACTCGTTTTGATCTTTTTTATCTTCATCCGCCCTCCTGCGATCGTGAATAAGTGGTTGAATCGCGTTCCTGTTCTTCAGCAGGATACTCCTAAACTGACGAGCTTTTCAGGCAATGGCAACGTCGTGGGTGCCCAAAAGGATTCTCTCTATGTAGGAGATCTGGTTGACGGCAAATATGCCGGAAAAGGCAAACTATTCCACAGC
It contains:
- a CDS encoding stalk domain-containing protein, whose product is MKLGLVLLLGASSMVAAGSGVEAATVKSLTMREAIDQGLKISPLLRDAKTDILKKKIELEQAQHAVKNEEAKASGLFAKPRNLGQELTTHLKVPEARKQLYIAQETLRQSMNTARFDVQKAYLAAYQDAVAEENARKKAEEAKTSVETMKKKLKFGLADSAEQEKANKALEKALSEYKQAQLTAKSSRLALGKLLNLDMENKVQLSFEPDYADLNQKQLPAYIARAQKSTLSLLKDTEDRRLADEKLNTTRDLYSSKFGSARMKVMDGMYKAKDVDMELFLASYETTLSQVKKDWEGFFMLLGFIPIPKSLLQGEFDGLRYLDDLRDALPIATMEQNKALLQEKESRNAVIAAVRQSFLEAKGAEEGYAQALRDKDNAVTNLDKANQKLKLSLMKTDELQAYKDAVIQADQQILSAQMGYKMALGKLDMDTGGAVERTIKKGILPYRSLDDGLAAVKPQKPKAPIGTWKLKPAVGALLSDFSVKVNKKLGATEYAVFTKEGRAIGKRTKINKPVRNLTLKFSSIDQLKVVLYRKGKKIDELPLEGKGNSGQLVAVTTEDGAASGNSGSNNSGGSKGDGSSSTGENGSGAEGGLGTVIIGSYKVQLDALTPAAYNAAAATMTKSGQGIFYQSDEPGAAWIGMDNAVDPSALTDPSSSAALTKEAAAALKVTVEITKPGAIASLETPAQLQQQIDTLKKDIVKLEAAKEAAVTDLKLSDIADLAVQLKDAQAQLGMLEALLKGDSGAALKQMELVNNPDALIAALAEEAAPPVEPGGGETPGSTAPGNNEASEDQLADQAELQQQKLEQALAAGDATAAAAQLQPLLATQAQLADAQAGASKGLASLKEAKQKLQAALSAAQQDPERVATLTRSIEAVDEAMQSLQKDALFAQLDAVQELLAALLPASAVQPQLEQQITKLLEQLQQQEKAKYTPEELQALAEISTTLANITMVDTSTASGSDGSAGSSLDSASESSSDPESSLVPVSIQPISAENVLSSNIFIKFDVPPVIINGQAYLPIRSVSESFGAAVDWDQESLTVTVSTEYATITSRINNTTAYIDGEPTQIDGPSLLLAGRTYVPLRFMSESLGLQVDWHAPTQIIQISN
- a CDS encoding DUF4280 domain-containing protein, translating into MGNLVCGGAMLQCSFGAAPGTLMVLPANMVMTAMPIANIMDNKPMVNIMPFGMCNSMANPMVAAATAAAFGALTPMPCVPVTAAPWAPGSPTVLVANMPALNNTSKCMCNWGGVIQIQQPGQMTIQVP